CGACTAGGCGATCAcataaagataaagaaaataaacaGTTGGGAACAAGGCTGTGTGTGATCCGCCGTCATATAtacattacttttttttttttggggaaacCAGGACTAACAACAAACAAAGACAGTATCGTATAACCCCAATAGTGTACACAATGAGTTCATCAGTCCCGACTAAGCTCTGTTAGTTGAATCAGTAATTCAAGAATTAAATAACCTTTTCTCAGTCTGGTGATCCCGACTAAGCTCTGTCAGTTGTATAAGGGTTTACTGTTTGTGCATCTTCTgtcattttttctttctttttttaagaaaaaaaagaaaaggtaatGATTCAACAATATGTGGACAATTTCTTCATCTGGGATTTCCTCATTGGTTACATTTTTTTAATTTAGGTTGGCTAAATTAATAACCAAATTTAATGTTAAAGTCTTTGCAAGGTTGCTTTAATAGCTTTATTAAGCAGCACAAAACCTTGTATTAATTCGTTAGAAAACTGTCACACAGCACTAATTTCTTATTACTGTGGACCATATTAATAAGTTGCCTAGTTCCTGAATCGGCATGTTCCTTCGTCTCTCATTTTTTTCCCTGTTTGTTTGTCTGTCTGTTTGTCATGTTCCTAATCAATAAAGTTCTAGCTTGACCTGTGCTGATTGGCATGTAGGTATTGACAGTGTCCGCTGACAAGTCTGCAAAGGTATGGGAGATTGCTGAGGATGGTAGTGGGAAGGTGAAGAAAACTTTGTCAAGTCCAGGCTCAGGTGGAGTGGAAGATATGCTCGTTGGTTGTCTTTGGCAAAATGATCATCTTGTCACCGTTTCTCTTGGTGGCACTATTAATTTATTTTCAGCAGGTGACCTAGAGAAATCCCCATTATCATTTTCTGGACACTTGAAAAGTGTCAGTTCTTTGGCTGTACTTCCGGGACAGAACGTCGTGTTATCTAGCAGTTACGATGGTGTAATAGTACGATGGATTCAAGGGGTCGGATATAGTGGAAAATTAGAGAGGAAAGAAAATGCTCAAATTAAATGTTTCTCTGCTACTGAAGGAGAAATTGTTTCATCAGCATTCGACAATAAGGTAATTAACTGGTCAATTCAAAAATCTGTCTTTATGCTTTCGTTGGTGCtttttgaatttgtaaaccccttGTAGGATTTTATGCACATTTGCTTTGTCTTGCCTATTGTTCATCCTCTCAATGCTCCACCATCTGTAGGCTTTCTCCGTATTATAtcttataatcactacaactgcGTGCCCAAAAGCAAGTTAACTATATGCATGTATAGTATTTAGAATCGCAACCGTGCACAGTATTTAGTTTTTAGTTGGTATAAATCATTTAGCATGCATTAAAGGTTCAAACTCGTCAAAATTAAAACCTGGAATCAAGGGGTCGAAAAGAACAGACAAATTGTTGGCCTTGCAATCTGTAATACAGAGGTAATTGTTTCTTAATGCTCCAGTTATGGAGCTTGGAAAGCTATATACAAGATTAAAAAAGTATTTTTGGGTTTTGGCAGCAGAAAGTATTTCTGTAAATCCGCTTCTCTTTCAAAAACACAGGTATGGAGAATTCCGCTCCTTGGTGATCAATGTGGAGATGCGGAAGCCGTTGATATTGGGAGTCAGCCCAAGGACCTGAGCATTGCACAGCTTTCTCCCGAACTTGCTCTCGTTTCAACTGATTCAGGAGTCGTCATGCTTCGTGGGTTTAAAGTAGTGTCGACCATCGACCTCGGCTTTGCTGTGGCAGCATGCACAATTTCACCCGATGGAAGTGAAGCAGTCGTTGGTGGCCAGGATGGTAAATTGCATGTATACTCCATCAACGGGGATACACTTACAGAAGAGGCAACCCTTGAGAAGCACCGTGGTCCCATTACCGTCATTCGTTACTCAACGGATGCTTCTATGTTTGCTTCAGGAGATTCTAATCGAGAAGCTGTGGTCTGGGACCGTGTATCCCGAGAGGTAATCCTAATCTTTCAACCTCTTACTCATCTTCTGCTTTACTCACCATATCATCTTAGTAGGATCTCTAACAATTATGACTGGTTACCAAAAAAACTGCAATAAGAATTTTCAAAGAAGCTAAGGACTTATTCAACTTATAAACCAACCAAAAAGACTAGAAATTCTTTCACCATGAGTCTTTCACTTAAACTCGCGTGCTGCATAGTCTCACAAATCCTCGACCCAGTAAGCTAAGTTCTTGCTGTGCAGGGTCCTTGTTTCTCAGAAatgttaggttttgattttagtttgttTGAGCCTTTTACTGCCAATATAAAAGTTACAACTAAAATTTTAACATTGATCCCCACAAAATTGAGGGATCTCTTGCATTTGCATCATGTTTCGAAAATGCGATATGCACACCTAAAATTTAGCCACCAAGTTGATACCACCGATGTGGCATCCTAAAAGTACGGATTTCTTTGTTTGATCGGTATCTGTTTTTCCATTCAATTTTTGTGGTGAATCCCACATGCTATCAAATAATATTGACTAGAAGAAGAAATCCATATTTTTAAGGTGCCACATCAGTGGTGTCCAATTTATCCATATAGTATTGCCCAGTAGTCTCCAGATATGTTACCGAGGGGTGCGTTTGGCAGTATTATGAATTGGTGTGAGTGTACACTTGAAAAGCATCTTGGACATCcttatgtgaaactcatattggAAGTTTATGTTTTTTGCAGGTAAAGCTTAAGAATATGTTGTACCACAGTGCTCGCATAAACTGTTTGGCTTGGTCTCCTGATAACACCATGGTTGCTACTGGATCGCTTGATACATGCGTCATTATACATGACATCAGCAAGCCGGCATCCAGCCGAGTAACCATCAAGGGTGCTCACTTAGGTGGGGTCTATGGGTTAGCTTTTACTGATAACTGCAGCATTGTGAGTTCAGGCGAGGATGCA
The nucleotide sequence above comes from Papaver somniferum cultivar HN1 chromosome 8, ASM357369v1, whole genome shotgun sequence. Encoded proteins:
- the LOC113303306 gene encoding actin-interacting protein 1-2-like, coding for MAQLSETYGCAPSTERGRGILISGDIKSNSIVYCNGRSVIILYLDRPLEISVYGEHAYPVTVARFSPNGEWIASADVSGIVRIWGKNNEHVLKNEFKVLSGRIDDLQWSPDSQRIVASGDGKGKSFVRAFMWDSGTNVGEFDGHSRRVLSCAFKPTRPFRIVTCGEDFMVNFYEGPPFKFKHSLREHSNFVNCVRFSPDGSKFISVSSDKKGILYDAKTGEKMGELSPEDGHKGSIYAVSWSPDSKQVLTVSADKSAKVWEIAEDGSGKVKKTLSSPGSGGVEDMLVGCLWQNDHLVTVSLGGTINLFSAGDLEKSPLSFSGHLKSVSSLAVLPGQNVVLSSSYDGVIVRWIQGVGYSGKLERKENAQIKCFSATEGEIVSSAFDNKVWRIPLLGDQCGDAEAVDIGSQPKDLSIAQLSPELALVSTDSGVVMLRGFKVVSTIDLGFAVAACTISPDGSEAVVGGQDGKLHVYSINGDTLTEEATLEKHRGPITVIRYSTDASMFASGDSNREAVVWDRVSREVKLKNMLYHSARINCLAWSPDNTMVATGSLDTCVIIHDISKPASSRVTIKGAHLGGVYGLAFTDNCSIVSSGEDACVRLWKLTPQ